A region from the Curtobacterium sp. MCBA15_012 genome encodes:
- a CDS encoding Rne/Rng family ribonuclease, which yields MVEQNTDNTTNDDATPKRRGRLFGSRRARSGGLEARGDVDRTTTDTDGVTLPADAATDERVASPDTTAADAAAVQDGTEAPSSVVAQDGTTVPVAVDPVAAASGEPHDVSTLTGDLPVVGAASDGVGSDGVDALVTGADAHGAQAAGTQDEAGATAADPTTAGGDVPDDAGRASRPDAAVQTADASDDASDEPFVPRATSTLSLIFHAPVLPEVPVRAPRDERDDRDDDEDDDEQGGGRRRSRRRGTSADREQRAPRDHQEPRRREPELITEPQRIKGSTRLEAKKQRRRDGRDAGRRRQVITEDEFLARRESVDRQMIVRSSSSKIEIGVLEDNVLAEHYVTKSHNVSLIGNVYLGKVQNVLPSMEAAFVDIGRGRNAVLYAGEVDWASVDTGNHGRRIEAALKPGDKVLVQVTKDPVGHKGARLTSQVSLPGRYLVYVPNGSMNGISRKLPDTERARLKKILKEVLPEHAGVIVRTAAEGATEEQLTRDVQRLTSQWEAIQKKVAGGHAPVMLHSEPDLLVKIVRDVFNEDFTKLIIDGDAARGVIEDYLDAVAPDLKDRVELYDGPDSFEEYRLNEQIAKALDRKVWLPSGGSLVIDRTEAMTVVDVNTGKFVGSGGNLEETVTKNNLEAAEELVRQLRLRDIGGIIVVDFIDMVLESNRDLVLRRLVECLSRDRTKHQVAEVTSLGLVQMTRKKIGVGLRESLDEVNAQVNDNNADPGPTKGRRKARSTGGNGSGNGSNGGSSNGSSNGSGSNGGGAAHQITEDVKNALSRIAASTLPHEESDAPRTGIANPRGGAAAPAAETPASPASTATPVSAPDEADQSQGQAHGGEQPSGKRRRRRGGRGGNGAGGTVGAEQTPAPEERPAATSGRSESTPAAPAAEQAPAPVTSASAPTAAAEPVKAPARRRASSSATVTPADTTVAILDIPVAVTKREPRPVTGDAESLLDSVLQALPEPKQPGQGRSRSRRVSSPSISAPATADTDTDTGDTPDAGAVIVGN from the coding sequence ATGGTGGAGCAGAACACCGACAACACGACCAACGACGACGCCACGCCGAAGCGCCGCGGCCGCCTGTTCGGCAGCCGCCGAGCGCGGTCGGGCGGCCTGGAGGCCCGTGGCGACGTCGACCGGACGACGACCGACACCGACGGGGTCACCCTCCCCGCCGACGCGGCGACCGACGAGCGCGTCGCGTCGCCCGACACCACCGCCGCTGACGCGGCAGCGGTGCAGGACGGGACCGAGGCACCGTCCTCGGTCGTGGCGCAGGACGGCACGACCGTCCCGGTCGCGGTCGACCCGGTCGCCGCTGCGTCCGGTGAGCCGCACGACGTCTCGACGCTGACCGGGGACCTGCCGGTCGTCGGGGCGGCGTCCGACGGCGTGGGCAGCGACGGCGTCGACGCCCTCGTCACCGGTGCCGACGCGCACGGGGCGCAGGCCGCCGGGACGCAGGACGAAGCAGGTGCGACCGCTGCCGACCCGACCACCGCCGGGGGCGACGTGCCGGACGACGCGGGGCGCGCCTCCCGTCCGGACGCCGCCGTGCAGACGGCCGACGCGTCCGACGACGCGTCCGACGAGCCGTTCGTCCCGCGGGCCACGAGCACCCTCAGCCTGATCTTCCACGCGCCGGTGCTGCCGGAGGTGCCCGTCCGCGCCCCGCGCGACGAGCGGGACGACCGCGACGACGACGAGGACGACGACGAGCAGGGCGGCGGCCGTCGCCGCTCCCGCCGTCGTGGCACGAGCGCCGACCGCGAGCAGCGCGCGCCGCGCGACCACCAGGAGCCGCGCCGCCGCGAGCCGGAGCTCATCACCGAGCCGCAGCGCATCAAGGGCTCGACCCGCCTCGAGGCGAAGAAGCAGCGTCGCCGTGACGGTCGCGACGCCGGTCGTCGTCGCCAGGTGATCACCGAGGACGAGTTCCTCGCGCGCCGCGAGAGCGTCGACCGCCAGATGATCGTGCGGTCCAGCTCGTCGAAGATCGAGATCGGTGTGCTCGAGGACAACGTCCTCGCGGAGCACTACGTCACGAAGTCGCACAACGTCTCGCTCATCGGCAACGTCTACCTGGGCAAGGTCCAGAACGTGCTGCCCTCGATGGAGGCGGCGTTCGTCGACATCGGCCGCGGGCGCAACGCGGTCCTCTACGCGGGCGAGGTCGACTGGGCGTCGGTCGACACCGGCAACCACGGCCGTCGCATCGAGGCCGCCCTCAAGCCGGGCGACAAGGTGCTCGTGCAGGTCACGAAGGACCCGGTCGGCCACAAGGGTGCCCGGCTCACCAGCCAGGTCTCGCTGCCCGGCCGCTACCTCGTGTACGTGCCGAACGGCTCGATGAACGGCATCTCGCGCAAGCTGCCCGACACCGAGCGTGCCCGGCTGAAGAAGATCCTCAAGGAGGTCCTGCCCGAGCACGCCGGCGTCATCGTCCGCACGGCCGCCGAGGGCGCGACCGAGGAGCAGCTCACCCGCGACGTGCAGCGCCTGACCAGCCAGTGGGAGGCGATCCAGAAGAAGGTCGCCGGGGGCCACGCGCCGGTCATGCTGCACTCCGAGCCCGACCTGCTCGTGAAGATCGTCCGCGACGTCTTCAACGAGGACTTCACGAAGCTCATCATCGACGGCGACGCCGCGCGCGGGGTCATCGAGGACTACCTCGACGCCGTCGCGCCGGACCTCAAGGACCGCGTCGAGCTGTACGACGGCCCGGACTCCTTCGAGGAGTACCGCCTCAACGAGCAGATCGCCAAGGCGCTCGACCGCAAGGTGTGGCTGCCGTCGGGTGGCTCGCTCGTCATCGACCGCACCGAGGCGATGACGGTCGTCGACGTCAACACGGGCAAGTTCGTCGGATCCGGCGGCAACCTCGAGGAGACCGTCACGAAGAACAACCTCGAGGCCGCCGAGGAGCTCGTCCGCCAGCTGCGTCTGCGCGACATCGGCGGCATCATCGTCGTCGACTTCATCGACATGGTGCTCGAGTCGAACCGCGACCTGGTCCTCCGTCGTCTGGTCGAGTGCCTGAGCCGCGACCGGACGAAGCACCAGGTCGCCGAGGTCACCTCGCTCGGCCTCGTGCAGATGACCCGCAAGAAGATCGGCGTCGGCCTCCGCGAGTCCCTCGACGAGGTCAACGCGCAGGTGAACGACAACAACGCCGACCCCGGTCCGACCAAGGGCCGTCGCAAGGCCCGGAGCACCGGCGGCAACGGCTCGGGCAACGGGTCGAACGGTGGGTCCTCGAACGGCTCGTCGAACGGCTCCGGCTCGAACGGTGGCGGCGCGGCGCACCAGATCACCGAGGACGTCAAGAACGCCCTGTCGCGCATCGCCGCCTCGACGCTGCCCCACGAGGAGTCCGACGCACCCCGGACCGGCATCGCGAACCCCCGCGGGGGAGCGGCCGCACCGGCAGCCGAGACTCCGGCGTCGCCCGCGTCGACCGCCACCCCGGTGTCCGCACCGGACGAGGCCGACCAGTCGCAGGGCCAGGCGCACGGCGGCGAGCAGCCGTCCGGCAAGCGTCGTCGTCGCCGCGGTGGCCGCGGTGGCAACGGCGCAGGCGGGACCGTCGGCGCCGAGCAGACCCCGGCGCCCGAGGAGCGTCCGGCAGCCACGTCCGGTCGGTCCGAGTCCACGCCCGCGGCACCGGCAGCCGAGCAGGCGCCCGCGCCGGTCACCTCGGCCTCCGCGCCGACCGCCGCCGCCGAGCCCGTCAAGGCCCCGGCTCGTCGTCGGGCGAGCTCGAGCGCCACGGTGACGCCGGCCGACACCACGGTGGCGATCCTGGACATCCCGGTCGCCGTCACGAAGCGCGAGCCCCGACCGGTGACCGGCGACGCCGAGTCCCTGCTCGACTCGGTGCTGCAGGCGCTCCCCGAGCCGAAGCAGCCCGGCCAGGGCCGCTCCCGCTCGCGTCGGGTCTCGTCGCCGAGCATCAGCGCTCCGGCCACCGCGGACACCGACACCGACACGGGCGACACGCCCGACGCCGGTGCCGTGATCGTGGGCAACTGA